AAATGATTAAAAACCTGAAGCGTGGCGACATGATTGTTCTTGATCTTTTTTCAGAGAGTCGTCCTCAATGGGGAGATCCAGAATCGACATGGTATCGCAAGAATGGTTTTGATGGTCATGACTGGCTATATTGCATGCTTCTCAATTATGGTGGCAATGTAGGACTACATGGAAAAATGCAGCACGTTATTGATGAATACTTCAAAGCAAAATCAACACCTTTTGGTCAAACATTAAAGGGAGTAGGAATAACCATGGAAGGCATTGAGAATAATCCTGTTATGTACGAGCTTCTTTGTGAACTGCCCTGGCATAACGAAAAGTTCTCAAAAGACGAATGGCTCAAAGATTATGTAACCTCTCGCTACGGACGTTTCGATAAGAGTTTGTACGATGCCTGGATTCAATTGAGCAACTCAATCTACAACTGTCCGGCCCTTTCCACTCAACAGGGTACACACGAATCTGTTTTCTGCGCTCGCCCTTCGGATAAAGTATATCAGGTATCAAGCTGGTCGGAAATGAATGATTACTATGATCCGATGGAAGTAATCGAGGCTGCTCGGAAATTCATGTCGGTTGCCGATAACTTCATAGGAAACAACAATTACGAGTACGATATGGTCGATATCCTTCGTCAGGCAATTGCAGAAAAAGGACGTCTTGTGTATAAGGTAATGATGAGTGCCAAAAATGCAAAGGAGAAAGAACTTTTCGAAGAAGCAAGCAAGAGGTTTATGAATCTGCTTGATATGCAAGATAAGCTGCTTGGAACCCGCGCTGAATTTTGCCTTGGAACATGGACAAACAGAGCGGTCAACTTAGGAAAGACTCAGGAGGAAAAGAATCTGTATGAGTGGAACGCTAAAGTTCAGATAACAACCTGGGGTAACAGAACTGCTGCAAATGACGGCGGACTTCGTGACTATGCCCACAGAGAATGGAGCGGTTTACTGAAAGATTTCTATGCAATGAGATGGAGAACATATATTGACAATGTCATTTCTAACTGGAATTCAGCAAAGGATAATCAAATTGATTATTATTCATTGGAAGAAAAGTGGGTAAATAGTCCGATTCATTATTCTCCCGATACAAAGGGAAATCCAGTAAAGGTAGCAAAAGATATCTCCAAACAGATTTTCTAATTCTTGTCCAATAAGGACTATTTAGGGGTAATAAAAAAGACCCTGATTATATAAGGCTGTGCTCACTTTTTCTCAATTCTATGGAAAAAGGAGCACAGCTTTTTGGTGGGAAAATTTATAGTGAAAACACACTATCGCCATATAGAGAGATGAAAATAATCTCACTTACAACCCATAACTTCAATAATAAAAAGACCCCTTATTTCAGCTTTTTCAGATGAACAAGGCTAAAATAAAGGGCTTTTTTCAGAGGTTTTAGTCAATAAGGTTTTCATTTCTGAAATCTCATTTTGAAACGACCTCCATTACATTAAAATCACGAAAAATTCAAAATCAAAACAATAAATTACAATATCCTGTCTTTTGAACGTACATCATTTTTAAGGTTATTATACGACATCACCGGTTCGCCAATAAGTTCTATCTCAACCGAAGAGAGCTCATTAGTACTCATCTTGGTTATTCGTCTCCAGTTTATGATACTTTCTATAAGAACCAGACAAACCAAAAGAATCAATATCGCAGAAATAATGGCAAGAGAATACAAACCTTTCGGTAGGTAGTTCTGGAAAATATTCATAAGCGCAGCCGACAAGGTGACAACCGTAACAAAGCACAAAGGTATAACAGTTACCCAAACATATTTATTTTGTTTTGAACGGAGCAGATAGGTTGTTCCAATTGCAAACGCTATGATTGCCAGCATTTGATTGGCCGTTCCAAACAATGGCCATATGGTAGAAATATCACCCGTGTATAATAAATATCCCCAGAATAAAGTGATCAGTCCGGAAAAGAAAATCGCATTAAACCAGGAACGTTTCTTCGACATCTCCCTTGAGTTCTGACGAAACAGATCCTGAAGCAGGTATCGGCCAATTCTTGTGCCCGAATCAATCGTTGTCAGAATAAACAGCGCCTCGAACATGATACAGAAATGATACCAGTACCCCATCATTGATTTCAGCCAGGGAACACTCTGAAATACATAAGTCATGCCGACTGCCAACGATACAGAGCCTCCGGGTCTGCCTGCAAGATCTTCACCAACCATAGCCGATAGCTGTGGCAAATCTTGAGGAACCATGTGTAATTTATCAAAGACTTCAGGAACTGAGTTGATTGCAAAATAGTCGGAAGTTGGTAATACTGTTGCAGCAAGCAGAGCCATTATTGCAACAAAAGCTTCCAGAAGCATGGCTCCGAAACCGATTGGCAAAATATCTTTTTCGTTTTTAATCAGTTTAGGGGTTGTTCCAGAACTTATCAGAGAATGAAAACCCGACAGAGCACCACAAGCAATCGAAATAAACAGGAAAGGAAATACTTTACCCGGCACAATGGGTCCGCCACCATTCACAAATTGGGTAACAGCCGGCATATTAATATCCGGTTGTATAATAATGATGCCAAGTGCCAAGGCACCAATCACACCCAGTTTCATATAGGTGCTCAGATAATCTCTTGGCAGAAGCAACAACCACACCGGCAATGCTGCAGCAAGGAATCCATAAACAGCAAGCAGCAGCGACATTTGTTTCTGATCAAAATCCAGGTAGCTCCCTAAAAACGAATTCTGAACCACAGGACCAAGAACAACTCCCAACAATACCAACAGAACACCTATTACAGTTCCTTCCAGTATTTTGTCAGGCCTTATATACTTTAAATAAATTCCAATGAATATGGCAACGGGGATTGTAAACCCAACCGTAAAAGTTCCCCAGGGGGAATTTTTAAGAGCGTTGACAACCGGGATTCCCAAACCGGCCATTGATACAATAAGTATGCTAATCACTGCAAGGGAAGTTATCAGACCAAGCCTTTCTCCTACAAGATCTCGAGCAATTTCGGCTATTGATTTTCCTTTGTAACGTACCGAAGCGGTGAGAATAATCATATCGTGAACAGCTCCAGCAAATAAAGATCCAACCAGGATCCATAATATACCGGGAAGGAATCCATACTGAGCGGCAAGTACCGGGCCAATAAGAGGGCCGGCTCCTGCAATCGCAGCAAAATGATGCCCCATTAACACCACTTTGTTTGTCGGGACATAATCGTGCCCATCTTTTAAAGTAACCGATGGTACAGGATTATCTTTATTCAACATTAGAACTTTATACGCCATAAAGCGGCCATAAATCCCGTATCCAATAGCTAAAAATAGTACTGAAATAATTACAATTACGATTGAATTCATAAAAAGATAATATTAAATTTAAAGTTTTGTCATGGTTCATTGAGATACGTCTCTACGCTCTTCTCGGGTTACCACACTGAAATAAGGTTAAAAAAACTATAATACAATAGTCTTCAAAGATACTGTTTTCTGTTTTTTCACCAAAAAAATAAATTATCTTTTTAATCTATGAGAACCGGTTAATTCATGGAAACAGGTTTCACCTTAACGCCTCTGCCCTTTTTTGTGCAGACAATGGCTCTCTTGTGCAAGGAGCGGTCAGAAAGGTCAAAAATAACATTGGGATTGAAATGTTTGCCATCAATGCGGAACTCAAAATGCAAGTGTTCAGTTGTGGCACTTCCTGTTCTTCCCGTCAAGGCAATGGCCTGTCCGGCCTTTACCACATCACCCGATTTTACAAAATTCTTCGAGTTGTGGCTATAGAGACTCTCCAATCCATTTGCATGCCGAACTACTATCACATTGCCATATCCTCCGTACTTTTTCGACATACGAACCACGCCATCAAATGTACAGCGTATCGTGTCATTGGCACATGTTTTTATGTCAGCACCCGAGTGTCCGCGGCGTGCGCCGTAACCTGAGATTACTTTTGCGCCGGGCAAAGGAAAGCAATATTCGCCCTCATTTAATTGCTCCAAGTGAATCGTTACACTGTTGCCTTCTGCAAAAACATCAGGGTCGGAAACTCGCACATGATTAATTTCCATGCTCGAGAAGTTTTTCATAGGAGGATCTCCTGCTTGGATGAACTGTGAAAGAGATAGTAATATCGATAATGCAATAAATTTAAGAGATAATTTCATGTTTTTAATATTTAGATTTTCGTAGAATCCCAATTGCTTAAGAAATCAAACAAAAGACTAGCGTCGGGCAGGATTCATGTTTCACTCATAGTATTTCGAGGAATAACTAGTCTAAAACCTGTTTATCCTCGTAAGCATTTCAAGCTTTACGACAAAAATAATAAAATTATCCGTCCACTGCAAGGCTTAAATGGCAATGGACGGATTTTTTTGGTTTTTATCCTGATTTTATTTACTTCGACAAACCACTCTCCCACCCAATATCACACTATCAATCAAGTTGGAAGTATAGGCATAAGGTAAGAAATAAAGGGATGGAATCTCTTTCGTGATAAGTACGTTTGCCCGTTTCCCCACACAGATAGAACCGTGAGTATCACTGATACCCATGGCATAGGCGCTGTTGATGGTCGCGGCATTGATTGCCTCCTCAGGAGTCATCTTCATTTTGATGGTTGCCAGCGAAAGAATGAATTTCATATTTCCCGAAGGGGATGAACCCGGGTTGTAATCGGATGCAAGAGCAACGGGAAGCCCACTATCAATCATTTTGCGGGCAGGCGGATAGTTCATCCCCAGAAAGAAGGCAGCACCCGGCAATAATGTCGGCATCGTTCCACTTCCTGCCAGAGCTTCAATCTCTTCATCACCGGTAAACTCCAAGTGGTCGACCGACAAAGCATTGTGCTTCACTCCCACCTGTATGCCACCGGACAAAGCCAGTTCATTGGCATGTATCTTCGGGCGCATGCCGTAAGCAGCGGCTGCTTCGATAATACGTTCCGTCTCTTCGCAGGTAAAAAAGCCCTTATCGCAAAAGCTGTCCACAAAGTTGGCCAGCCCTTCTTTCCCCACGGCAGGTATCATCTCATTAACAATCAAATCCACATAGGCCGACTGCCGTCCTTTATACTCCGCAGGCACGGCATGTGCTCCCAGAAAAGTAGCCCTGATGGTAAGAGGCGTGGTTTCGCGAAGCCTTTTAATAACGCGCAACATTTTAAGCTCGTCTTCGGTCGTCAGTCCGTAACCGCTCTTTATCTCTGCTGCCCCGGTACCCATGGAGATAATCTCGTTTACCCGGGCAAGTGCCTCTTCATAAAGCTCATCCTCGGTAGTATCATGCAAACGTCGGGCGGAATTGAGGATCCCTCCTCCACGTCGGGCAATCTCCTCGTACGAAAGTCCGTTTATCTTATCTATAAACTCCTGCTCCCGACTGCCTGCATAGACAAGGTGGGTATGAGAATCGCAAAAAGCCGGCAGTACCATCTTTCCCGTTGCATCAATCACCACATCCGCTTCGATAGTCTTAGGAAGAGAGGACATTGGCCCAAAGGATAAAATGCGTTCATCTTCCATCAACAAATAGGCATCATTGATGCAGGGCAACGAAGCCATCTCCTTGCCGCAGACCATGGTCCGCGGTTGCTCCTCTACCTGACAAAGTTCTTTGATATTCCTGATTAACAGCCTCATCTTTTAAAATTTTATTTTCCGTAGAAATTCAACACTGTTGCTGATATGGGTGTACATCACACAATCGTTGCCAATGAATGGAACTACCTTGCGATACTCCGCACAGATGCTTTGCAACACCGGCGATGTTTTTAGCGGCAAGCGAAAATCGATGGCCTGTACGGCATTAAACAGCTCGATGGCCAGTACCCGTTCACTGTTCTGAACCACCTTGTAACATTTCGTTGCCGCATTGGCTCCCATACTTACATGGTCTTCCTGCCCCTGCGATGACTCGATCGAATCGACCGAAGCTGGAGTACAGAGCTGTTTGCTTTGGCTGACAATGGACGCTGCGGCATATTGCGGAATCATAAACCCGCTGTTCAGTCCGGGATTGCTTACCAGGAAAATGGGAAGCCCTCTTTCTCCGGCAATAAGCTGATAGATGCGCTGGGAGGAGATACTGCCCAGTTCGGCCACGGCGATGGCCAGAAAGTCGAGCGCCACGGCTAGCGGCTGACCGTGAAAGTTACCCGCCGAGATCACCAAATCCTCATCGGGTACAATCGTCGGATTATCCGTGGTGGAATTGATCTCCGTGGTAAACACACTCTCCACATAGGCAATGGCATCCTTGGATGCACCGTGCACCTGCGGTACGCAACGGAAGGAATAAGGGTCCTGAACATGCACCTTCTGACGGGAGATTATCTCGCTTCCGGCAAGCAGTTCACTAATACGACGGGCGGTTTCAATCTGCCCCTTGTGCGGACGAATGGCATGTACAGCCGGATGGAATGGTTCAATGCGCCCATCGAAAGCATCTATCGAGATGGCTGCCGCTACATCGGCAGCAGCCGAGATTCGTTTGGCATTCATGATGCACCAGCAACCGTAAGCAGCCATAAACTGAGTACCGTTCAGCAGCGCCAATCCCTCCTTGGACTGCAGGGTGACCGGTTTCCAGCCGAACATTTCGTTCACCTCATGAGCCGGCAAATCTTTCCCATTGTAATTCACTTCCCCCAAGTCGAGAATGGGCAACGAAAGATGAGCAAGCGGCACTAAATCGCCCGATGCCCCAAGAGAGCCTTGCTGATAGACCACCGGACAGACATCATTGTTAAAGAAGTCCACCAAGCGTTGAACCGTTTCCAGCTGCACCCCCGAATAGCCGTAAGAGAGCGATTGAACTTTCAGGATAAGCATCAGCTTCACAATCTCATTGGGCACCCGTTCACCAATGCCACAAGCATGAGACATCACCAGGTTACGTTGAAGTATGGAGAGCTGTTCGCCGCTTACGCTTATATCACACAGACAGCCAAAACCGGTTGACACGCCATAAATAGGTTCCTTCTGGGTTTTCATCCGGTCGTCCAGGTACTTCCGCCCTTTCAGGATTAGCGCCTTCGACTTTTCTGACAATTCCAGTTTGAATCCCTTCTCAATAATCTCCTGCAACCGGTCTATTGAAAGATGTTCCGGACTGATTTTATGTATTTCTTCCATTGTTATTCGTGTTTTAAAGTAGCTTTAATAAGGTTTTCGTCGGCAATATTGGGTAGTGTTACCACAAGTCCGGGGGTACGTGCCATTTCCCGTTGAATAGCATCCATCGCTCCCCGGTTACGTGCCCAACTGCGGCGTGCAAGTCCGTTGTTTACATCCCACAAAAGCATGGATTTAAGTCGGTTGTCAGCTTCGTCCGTTCCATCAATCACCAACCCGAAGCCACCATTAATCACCTCTCCCCAGCCTACTCCGCCACCATTGTGTATAGAAACCCAGGTAGCACCGCGGAAAGAGTCGCCAATCACATTCTGCACGGCCATGTCGGCGGTAAAGGATGAGCCATCATAAATATTCGAAGTCTCACGGAAAGGCGAATCAGTACCCGACACATCATGATGATCGCGTCCAAGCACTATCGGAGCGGAAATCTCTCCACGCCGGATAGCCTCGTTAAGCGCACCGGCCACCTCAATCCGTCCTGCCGAATCGAGGTAAAGAATACGAGCCTGCGAGCCGACCACCAGATTGTTTTTCTGAGCCTCTCTTATCCAATGCAGATTATCTTCCAGTTGCGACTGAATATCAGCCGGTGCAGTCCGAAGAATGCTTTCGAGCACTTCCGCCGCAATCCGGTCGCTAACGGCGAGGTCCTTCGGATTGCCCGAGGTACACACCCAACGGAAGGGGCCAAAGCCATAATCAAAGAAGAGTGGCCCCATGATATCTTGCACATACGATGGATAACGGAAAGTGCCGTCGGCCTTCATCACATCGGCTCCGGCACGTGACGCTTCGAGCAGGAAGGCATTGCCGTAATCAAAGAAGTACATGCCCTGACCGGTAAGTGCATTAATGGCAGCTGCCTGTCGGCGCAACGACTTGCGCACCTCCTCCTGAAACCTATCTGGTTCTTCCGCCATCAGGCGGTTTGCCTCCTCGAATGCGATGCCTGCAGGATAGTAACCACCTGCCCAAGGGTTATGCAACGAAGTTTGGTCGGAGCCCAAGTCCACATACATCTTTTCAGCAGCCAGACGTTCCCATAAATCCACCACGTTACCTTGATAGGCAATCGAGACAACCTCGTTTGCATCAACAGCCTTGCGTATACGTGGCAGTAAAGTATCCAAATCGGTAAACACCTCGTCCACCCACCCTTGCGAATGGCGAACGGCTACCGCCTTGGGATTAATCTCGGCAATAACGGATACCACTCCGGCAACATTGCCCGCCTTGGGCTGAGCCCCAGACATGCCGCCCAATCCGGAAGAGACAAACAGCACACCTTTGCTTGAAGGATGTATGGCACGCTGCTTCCGTTTGGCATTTAACACCGTAATAGTAGTGCCATGCACAATGCCTTGCGGCCCGATGTACATGTACGAACCGGC
The Bacteroides sedimenti genome window above contains:
- a CDS encoding M23 family metallopeptidase, with the translated sequence MKLSLKFIALSILLSLSQFIQAGDPPMKNFSSMEINHVRVSDPDVFAEGNSVTIHLEQLNEGEYCFPLPGAKVISGYGARRGHSGADIKTCANDTIRCTFDGVVRMSKKYGGYGNVIVVRHANGLESLYSHNSKNFVKSGDVVKAGQAIALTGRTGSATTEHLHFEFRIDGKHFNPNVIFDLSDRSLHKRAIVCTKKGRGVKVKPVSMN
- a CDS encoding urocanate hydratase, with product MNTKEISKEEFRRLVLTGIPDTLPELKPYEPEVNHAPKRKEILTETEKELALKNALRYFPARHHAVLASEFADELARYGRIYMYRFRPDYKIYARPIDDYPCRSKQAAAIMLMLSNNLDDAVAQHPRELITYGGNGAVFQNWAQYLLTMKYLATMTDEQTLVMYSGHPMGLFPSHKDAPRVVVTNGMVIPNYSSKDHWEKFNALGVSQYGQMTAGSYMYIGPQGIVHGTTITVLNAKRKQRAIHPSSKGVLFVSSGLGGMSGAQPKAGNVAGVVSVIAEINPKAVAVRHSQGWVDEVFTDLDTLLPRIRKAVDANEVVSIAYQGNVVDLWERLAAEKMYVDLGSDQTSLHNPWAGGYYPAGIAFEEANRLMAEEPDRFQEEVRKSLRRQAAAINALTGQGMYFFDYGNAFLLEASRAGADVMKADGTFRYPSYVQDIMGPLFFDYGFGPFRWVCTSGNPKDLAVSDRIAAEVLESILRTAPADIQSQLEDNLHWIREAQKNNLVVGSQARILYLDSAGRIEVAGALNEAIRRGEISAPIVLGRDHHDVSGTDSPFRETSNIYDGSSFTADMAVQNVIGDSFRGATWVSIHNGGGVGWGEVINGGFGLVIDGTDEADNRLKSMLLWDVNNGLARRSWARNRGAMDAIQREMARTPGLVVTLPNIADENLIKATLKHE
- the hutI gene encoding imidazolonepropionase is translated as MRLLIRNIKELCQVEEQPRTMVCGKEMASLPCINDAYLLMEDERILSFGPMSSLPKTIEADVVIDATGKMVLPAFCDSHTHLVYAGSREQEFIDKINGLSYEEIARRGGGILNSARRLHDTTEDELYEEALARVNEIISMGTGAAEIKSGYGLTTEDELKMLRVIKRLRETTPLTIRATFLGAHAVPAEYKGRQSAYVDLIVNEMIPAVGKEGLANFVDSFCDKGFFTCEETERIIEAAAAYGMRPKIHANELALSGGIQVGVKHNALSVDHLEFTGDEEIEALAGSGTMPTLLPGAAFFLGMNYPPARKMIDSGLPVALASDYNPGSSPSGNMKFILSLATIKMKMTPEEAINAATINSAYAMGISDTHGSICVGKRANVLITKEIPSLYFLPYAYTSNLIDSVILGGRVVCRSK
- a CDS encoding alpha-N-acetylglucosaminidase gives rise to the protein MKYFNLLWVLLISVTMHANPVNDLLERLDKGASRHFIIEKVKADADFFELDSRNGKIVVRGNNYVNLAAGVNWYLKYYAHVNISWNNMNVKLPNVLPEVKKAERHETNMKFRYDLNYCTHSYSMAFWDWERWEKEIDWMALHGINMPLSIVGTEAVWFNVLKKLGYNRDEINEFICGPGFFAWWLMNNLEGWGGPNPDSWYTQRIALQKKIVKRMRELGIEPVFAGYSGMVPNNAKEKLQLNVSNPGLWCGYRRPAFLQPTDPKFKVIADLYYEEMTRLFGKANYYSMDPFHEGGNVAGVNLDEAGKAIMSAMKKCNPNAIWVAQAWGGNPRAEMIKNLKRGDMIVLDLFSESRPQWGDPESTWYRKNGFDGHDWLYCMLLNYGGNVGLHGKMQHVIDEYFKAKSTPFGQTLKGVGITMEGIENNPVMYELLCELPWHNEKFSKDEWLKDYVTSRYGRFDKSLYDAWIQLSNSIYNCPALSTQQGTHESVFCARPSDKVYQVSSWSEMNDYYDPMEVIEAARKFMSVADNFIGNNNYEYDMVDILRQAIAEKGRLVYKVMMSAKNAKEKELFEEASKRFMNLLDMQDKLLGTRAEFCLGTWTNRAVNLGKTQEEKNLYEWNAKVQITTWGNRTAANDGGLRDYAHREWSGLLKDFYAMRWRTYIDNVISNWNSAKDNQIDYYSLEEKWVNSPIHYSPDTKGNPVKVAKDISKQIF
- the hutH gene encoding histidine ammonia-lyase; this translates as MEEIHKISPEHLSIDRLQEIIEKGFKLELSEKSKALILKGRKYLDDRMKTQKEPIYGVSTGFGCLCDISVSGEQLSILQRNLVMSHACGIGERVPNEIVKLMLILKVQSLSYGYSGVQLETVQRLVDFFNNDVCPVVYQQGSLGASGDLVPLAHLSLPILDLGEVNYNGKDLPAHEVNEMFGWKPVTLQSKEGLALLNGTQFMAAYGCWCIMNAKRISAAADVAAAISIDAFDGRIEPFHPAVHAIRPHKGQIETARRISELLAGSEIISRQKVHVQDPYSFRCVPQVHGASKDAIAYVESVFTTEINSTTDNPTIVPDEDLVISAGNFHGQPLAVALDFLAIAVAELGSISSQRIYQLIAGERGLPIFLVSNPGLNSGFMIPQYAAASIVSQSKQLCTPASVDSIESSQGQEDHVSMGANAATKCYKVVQNSERVLAIELFNAVQAIDFRLPLKTSPVLQSICAEYRKVVPFIGNDCVMYTHISNSVEFLRKIKF
- a CDS encoding carbon starvation CstA family protein; protein product: MNSIVIVIISVLFLAIGYGIYGRFMAYKVLMLNKDNPVPSVTLKDGHDYVPTNKVVLMGHHFAAIAGAGPLIGPVLAAQYGFLPGILWILVGSLFAGAVHDMIILTASVRYKGKSIAEIARDLVGERLGLITSLAVISILIVSMAGLGIPVVNALKNSPWGTFTVGFTIPVAIFIGIYLKYIRPDKILEGTVIGVLLVLLGVVLGPVVQNSFLGSYLDFDQKQMSLLLAVYGFLAAALPVWLLLLPRDYLSTYMKLGVIGALALGIIIIQPDINMPAVTQFVNGGGPIVPGKVFPFLFISIACGALSGFHSLISSGTTPKLIKNEKDILPIGFGAMLLEAFVAIMALLAATVLPTSDYFAINSVPEVFDKLHMVPQDLPQLSAMVGEDLAGRPGGSVSLAVGMTYVFQSVPWLKSMMGYWYHFCIMFEALFILTTIDSGTRIGRYLLQDLFRQNSREMSKKRSWFNAIFFSGLITLFWGYLLYTGDISTIWPLFGTANQMLAIIAFAIGTTYLLRSKQNKYVWVTVIPLCFVTVVTLSAALMNIFQNYLPKGLYSLAIISAILILLVCLVLIESIINWRRITKMSTNELSSVEIELIGEPVMSYNNLKNDVRSKDRIL